One part of the Girardinichthys multiradiatus isolate DD_20200921_A chromosome 10, DD_fGirMul_XY1, whole genome shotgun sequence genome encodes these proteins:
- the LOC124875237 gene encoding ER lumen protein-retaining receptor 2: protein MNIFRLTGDLSHLAAIIILLLKIWKTRSCAGISGKSQVLFALVFTTRYLDLLTSFISLYNTTMKVIYIGCAYATVYLIYMKFKATYDGNHDTFRVEFLVVPVGGLAFLVNHDFSPLEILWTFSIYLESVAILPQLFMISKTGEAETITTHYLFFLGLYRALYLINWIWRFYFEGFFDMIAIVAGVVQTILYCDFFYLYVTKVLKGKKLSLPA from the exons atgaacattttcagGCTAACCGGCGACCTGTCCCACCTAGCAGCCATCATCATTCTGTTGCTAAAAATATGGAAGACCAGGTCCTGTGCCG GTATTTCTGGGAAGAGTCAGGTCCTGTTTGCCTTAGTGTTCACCACTCGCTACTTGGACCTGCTCACGTCCTTCATTTCCCTGTACAACACCACCATGAAG GTTATCTACATTGGATGTGCGTATGCCACTGTCTACCTGATCTACATGAAGTTCAAGGCGACCTATGATGGGAACCATGACACGTTCAGAGTGGAGTTCCTGGTGGTCCCTGTAGGCGGACTGGCTTTCTTGGTCAATCATGACTTCTCTCCTCTGGAG ATCCTTTGGACATTTTCCATCTACTTGGAGTCGGTGGCCATCCTCCCTCAGCTCTTCATGATCAGCAAAACAGGAGAGGCTGAGACCATCACCACCCACTACCTGTTCTTTCTAGGGCTCTACAGGGCCCTCTACCTCATCAACTGGATATGGAGGTTTTACTTTGAAGGATTCTTTGATATGATTGCCATTGTGGCAGGAGTGGTGCAGACCATCCTATACTGCGATTTCTTCTATTTGTATGTAACAAAAG TTCTCAAAGGAAAGAAGCTGAGTCTGCCAGCCTAA